In the genome of Synergistes jonesii, one region contains:
- a CDS encoding xanthine dehydrogenase family protein molybdopterin-binding subunit, with amino-acid sequence MEQFKSIGLKQSFVDANEKVTGSAKYLDDMQFPGLLTGKILRSPHPHAKILSIDTSAAEALPGVKAVITAKDCPHNKFGMEIADVDMLAVDKVRYVGDEVAAVAAENDEIAKEALKLIKVEYELLPVVDDPVKALEKDSPLVHEEKGTNVAREYHIQRGDVEADLAACDYVFEEEFSTHRVSGLYLEPFGAVAQWESNGRLTIWTGLQSAFQGRNEIAKALGIKPAQVSVKSPFIGGGFGAKIWIRNFHPIAAVLAKKTGRPVKILLTRDEEQLTTRPRIAPRMKVKLGMMKDGTLVCKQSTIVADNGAYSWAAPKVLLNLSMRTDCLYRYKSSKCDSYLVYTNLIPTSGFRGYGNSQMHFAVESFIDECCRRVGLDPVEVRLKNCVRKGDVTLHRWHIRSCALAECIKTAAEKIRENRLPKEEENGRIKRGIGVACMTHVSGNRGGDKFDGSSAMIRIHEDGEVFIFSGEADMGQGAKTVFAQIASEKLGVPIGDITVMPLDTDVSPFGMGTYSSRVTTVGGKAVLLAAEKVLGQILDLAAEMSKRQRDTMYMENGLIKCSRDPSILLTLKEVAQKAIRTRAGVPLTAYITYDPPTEGSDKDFYGDYSSAYTYGAHGVEVEVDTYTGKVKVLRVVAVHDVGKVINELGLHGQITGGVAQGIGWCLYENMLFKKGVPATSGLHGYTFMTIKDMPPVEGITIETNDPIGPYGAKGVGEPTLIPTAPAIANAIEDACGVRMRDLPITPEKLYRALQEKKA; translated from the coding sequence ATGGAACAATTTAAAAGTATAGGCTTGAAACAGAGTTTTGTGGACGCCAATGAGAAGGTGACGGGGTCGGCAAAATATCTCGACGATATGCAGTTTCCCGGGCTTTTGACAGGGAAAATCCTGCGTTCGCCGCATCCGCACGCAAAAATATTGTCGATCGATACGTCGGCCGCCGAGGCGCTGCCGGGGGTAAAGGCGGTCATAACGGCGAAGGACTGCCCGCATAACAAGTTTGGAATGGAGATCGCCGATGTCGATATGCTGGCAGTCGACAAGGTGCGCTATGTCGGTGACGAGGTGGCGGCGGTCGCCGCGGAGAACGACGAGATAGCAAAGGAAGCGCTGAAGCTTATAAAGGTCGAATATGAGCTTCTGCCAGTCGTAGATGACCCAGTCAAGGCGCTGGAGAAGGATTCACCTCTCGTCCACGAAGAAAAGGGAACGAATGTCGCGCGCGAGTATCATATTCAGCGCGGCGATGTCGAAGCAGACTTGGCGGCCTGCGACTATGTCTTCGAAGAGGAATTCAGCACGCACCGCGTTTCAGGGCTTTATCTTGAGCCATTCGGAGCCGTCGCCCAGTGGGAGTCGAACGGCCGCCTGACTATCTGGACCGGGCTTCAGTCGGCTTTTCAGGGTAGAAACGAGATAGCCAAGGCGCTGGGAATCAAGCCCGCCCAGGTCTCGGTGAAGTCGCCTTTTATCGGCGGCGGTTTCGGGGCCAAAATATGGATAAGGAACTTCCACCCGATCGCGGCGGTGCTCGCAAAAAAGACGGGGCGCCCGGTCAAAATACTCCTTACAAGGGATGAAGAACAGCTTACGACGCGTCCGAGAATAGCGCCGCGCATGAAAGTGAAGCTCGGTATGATGAAGGACGGCACGCTGGTCTGCAAACAGTCGACGATCGTCGCCGACAACGGAGCCTATTCGTGGGCGGCGCCGAAGGTCCTTCTGAATCTCTCGATGCGCACCGACTGTTTGTACAGATATAAATCTTCAAAATGCGACTCATATCTTGTATATACGAACTTAATTCCTACGAGCGGCTTCCGCGGCTACGGCAACAGCCAGATGCACTTCGCGGTCGAATCCTTCATCGACGAATGCTGCCGCAGGGTCGGGCTCGACCCCGTCGAGGTGCGCCTCAAGAACTGCGTCCGTAAGGGAGACGTAACTCTGCACCGCTGGCACATAAGAAGCTGCGCGCTCGCGGAGTGCATAAAGACTGCAGCCGAGAAGATCAGAGAAAACAGGCTGCCCAAAGAAGAAGAGAACGGGCGCATCAAGCGCGGGATCGGCGTCGCGTGCATGACGCACGTCTCCGGCAACCGCGGCGGCGATAAATTCGACGGCTCTTCGGCGATGATACGCATACACGAGGATGGGGAGGTCTTTATCTTCTCCGGCGAGGCCGATATGGGGCAGGGGGCTAAGACCGTCTTCGCGCAGATCGCCTCCGAAAAGCTCGGCGTCCCTATCGGCGATATTACCGTAATGCCGCTCGATACGGACGTCAGCCCGTTCGGCATGGGCACATACTCAAGCCGCGTCACAACGGTCGGCGGGAAAGCGGTCTTACTCGCCGCCGAGAAGGTCCTCGGCCAGATCCTCGATCTCGCGGCTGAGATGAGCAAGCGCCAGAGGGACACCATGTACATGGAGAACGGCCTCATCAAATGCAGCCGCGATCCTTCGATACTGCTGACGCTTAAGGAAGTTGCGCAGAAAGCTATCAGGACGAGGGCCGGCGTCCCTCTCACCGCCTATATAACATATGATCCCCCCACCGAAGGGTCGGACAAGGATTTCTACGGAGACTACTCGAGCGCTTACACATACGGCGCGCACGGCGTAGAAGTCGAAGTCGACACATACACGGGCAAGGTCAAGGTCCTCCGCGTGGTGGCGGTGCACGACGTCGGCAAGGTCATCAACGAGCTCGGCCTGCACGGACAGATAACCGGTGGAGTGGCGCAGGGTATAGGCTGGTGCCTTTACGAGAACATGCTCTTCAAAAAGGGCGTTCCGGCGACGAGCGGCCTGCACGGCTACACCTTCATGACGATCAAAGACATGCCTCCGGTCGAGGGAATCACCATCGAGACGAATGACCCGATCGGCCCCTACGGCGCAAAAGGCGTCGGCGAACCTACTCTGATACCGACCGCGCCCGCTATAGCGAACGCGATAGAGGACGCCTGCGGAGTGCGTATGCGCGACCTGCCGATCACGCCGGAAAAACTGTACAGGGCTCTTCAAGAGAAGAAAGCTTAG
- a CDS encoding TAXI family TRAP transporter solute-binding subunit: MKKGLFVLALAAMVFSAVGLSAPAQAAQKLDLAICGGSIGGAWAAIGEGVGEVVRRSYPGSNTAYEVGQEAANLALVSRGKIQLGIAHAQLIKMAAEGKKPFNKKLDNLRALCVLYKGAVEHFIIKTDTGVNSFAELKDKKYPLKVYFNTKDSFMDLVGKNVIEAEGVKVEDLEKWGGFAKNSSMGAGLDLMRDGKIDAYSNVIQVPSSHVVDAGTTLKLNLLPISPEAAKKVNADLGTYSTVIPKGSYNFLKKDVPTVGATVVLFTNADLPDDDAYAILKSIKDNFAYFCNIHGSLKGLKLADLKDTAPVPLHPGAVKFFNENK; this comes from the coding sequence ATGAAAAAGGGACTTTTCGTATTGGCACTGGCGGCTATGGTTTTTTCCGCGGTTGGCTTATCAGCGCCGGCGCAGGCGGCTCAAAAGCTCGACCTCGCGATATGCGGCGGCTCGATCGGCGGTGCGTGGGCTGCTATAGGAGAGGGTGTTGGCGAGGTAGTCAGGCGCAGCTATCCGGGTTCGAACACCGCTTATGAAGTAGGACAGGAAGCGGCGAACTTAGCCCTTGTCTCCCGCGGGAAGATACAGCTCGGTATCGCTCACGCCCAGCTTATAAAGATGGCGGCGGAAGGCAAAAAGCCTTTCAACAAAAAGCTCGACAACCTTCGCGCGCTCTGCGTCCTTTATAAAGGCGCCGTCGAGCATTTCATCATCAAAACGGATACCGGCGTGAATTCTTTTGCAGAACTGAAGGATAAGAAATACCCGCTTAAGGTCTACTTCAACACAAAGGATTCTTTCATGGACCTCGTCGGCAAGAACGTTATAGAGGCTGAGGGCGTCAAGGTCGAGGATCTCGAAAAATGGGGCGGCTTCGCGAAGAACAGCTCGATGGGCGCGGGGCTCGACCTAATGAGGGACGGCAAGATCGACGCCTACAGCAACGTCATTCAGGTCCCGTCAAGCCACGTCGTCGACGCCGGGACGACCCTCAAGCTGAACCTGCTTCCCATTTCGCCGGAAGCGGCCAAGAAGGTGAACGCCGATCTCGGCACCTATTCGACGGTAATCCCCAAAGGCTCTTACAACTTCCTTAAGAAAGATGTGCCGACAGTCGGCGCTACGGTGGTCCTCTTCACGAACGCCGACTTGCCGGATGACGACGCGTACGCGATTCTAAAGTCGATCAAGGACAACTTCGCTTATTTCTGCAACATCCACGGCTCGCTCAAGGGGCTAAAGCTGGCGGATCTTAAAGACACTGCGCCCGTGCCGCTTCATCCCGGCGCGGTCAAGTTCTTCAACGAAAACAAGTAA
- a CDS encoding 4Fe-4S binding protein: MISVNLQKCVGCGICELVCPSSAIKVVDKKAAVNDNCVHCLTCVKYCKPGALAEDAVAEDALLCRNCGVGCRIPRGKLGACKRFRNENGKLELVRPLQIPTNTEVPAEKIATMKPVVSAVGAGAAYPDYKPAPYIVTEKRGGFDVVTVVTEAPVSYSSMMVKIDTNAHIGDEGALVRRSGRVVGIVTTEQYGSHILILGGVNKVKGPDGMFVVKTMAELGNKQKVTLTVDGGCTLELQVGEHPVINGAVDDKMRVGCGGACCGLFARSLAPLVDEAIILDHHITGLFTKHPAGAEQKPYSGVTPVGRLATNGRYFFEHGDGWGGTNIKDPIDAIKDIDMSVAKPGMKILVAETTWRKIALFEVSKEGRPVPVEIPAELEEFRKMAAGCCEDSRVSAMYYAGVGGSARAGVTVDPIQITKAVHRGDATLTIAGAPAYVMPGGGITFLADVEKMIEHPFNYTASPAVLAPIEYTMTVENYKKIKGHVHAMRTKEDVLKEGRFGYTKLKD; the protein is encoded by the coding sequence ATGATATCGGTAAATCTGCAAAAATGCGTCGGCTGCGGCATATGCGAGCTGGTCTGCCCCTCTTCGGCGATAAAAGTCGTCGATAAGAAAGCGGCGGTGAACGATAACTGCGTACATTGCCTGACCTGCGTGAAGTACTGCAAGCCCGGCGCGCTTGCGGAAGATGCGGTCGCAGAGGACGCCCTTCTCTGCCGCAACTGCGGCGTCGGCTGCCGGATCCCGCGGGGAAAGCTGGGCGCCTGCAAGCGCTTCCGCAACGAGAACGGAAAGCTTGAACTCGTCAGGCCTCTTCAGATTCCAACAAATACCGAAGTGCCCGCCGAAAAGATAGCGACTATGAAGCCTGTCGTTTCGGCCGTCGGCGCCGGAGCCGCCTACCCGGACTATAAGCCGGCTCCGTATATCGTAACGGAAAAACGTGGGGGTTTCGACGTCGTCACAGTCGTAACCGAAGCGCCGGTCTCTTACAGTTCGATGATGGTCAAAATCGACACTAACGCGCACATCGGCGATGAAGGCGCGCTCGTCCGCAGAAGCGGCAGGGTTGTAGGCATCGTGACTACCGAACAGTACGGCTCTCATATCCTCATTTTAGGCGGAGTGAATAAAGTAAAGGGCCCCGACGGGATGTTCGTCGTAAAGACTATGGCGGAGCTCGGCAACAAGCAGAAGGTGACTCTCACGGTCGACGGCGGATGTACGCTTGAGCTGCAGGTGGGAGAGCATCCTGTGATCAACGGCGCAGTCGACGACAAGATGCGCGTAGGTTGCGGCGGCGCCTGCTGTGGGCTTTTCGCGCGCTCGCTCGCTCCGCTCGTAGACGAAGCGATAATTCTCGATCACCATATCACCGGGCTCTTCACGAAGCATCCCGCCGGTGCGGAGCAGAAGCCCTACAGCGGAGTTACCCCCGTGGGACGCCTCGCGACGAACGGACGCTACTTCTTCGAACACGGCGACGGCTGGGGCGGAACGAATATCAAGGACCCGATCGACGCGATAAAGGATATCGATATGAGCGTCGCCAAGCCGGGAATGAAGATTCTCGTCGCCGAAACGACGTGGCGTAAAATAGCGCTCTTCGAAGTGTCGAAAGAGGGCAGGCCCGTTCCCGTCGAGATTCCCGCGGAACTTGAGGAATTCCGCAAAATGGCGGCCGGCTGCTGCGAAGATAGCCGCGTATCAGCGATGTATTACGCCGGCGTCGGCGGAAGCGCGAGAGCCGGCGTGACGGTGGACCCCATACAGATCACAAAGGCCGTGCACAGAGGGGACGCGACGCTCACTATAGCGGGGGCGCCTGCGTACGTCATGCCCGGCGGCGGCATCACCTTCCTCGCGGACGTTGAAAAGATGATAGAGCACCCCTTCAACTACACCGCCTCGCCGGCGGTCCTCGCTCCTATCGAATATACGATGACCGTTGAGAATTATAAGAAGATCAAGGGGCACGTGCACGCGATGCGCACGAAGGAGGACGTTCTCAAAGAAGGCAGATTCGGGTACACGAAGCTGAAGGATTAG
- a CDS encoding tripartite tricarboxylate transporter permease: MDFTPFIEGFGIILVPKFIMYMFSGVFFGLILGALPGLTGTLGIALMLPFTYNMDPLTAMVFLLSIYSGGLFGGAITAIMINTPGSPANIATMLDGYPMMKKGQASEALGLALTSSVIGGIVGCVFLLLITEPLATLSLKFGPAEMFMVAIFGLTVVGSLGADPLKGVFSGLFGILLGTIGMNANGIERGTFGILYLLDGIPLIPCLIGFLSLPEIMSLIDQPYVVSGKVSNPSLIKMLSVWKDIIKCWVQVLATAVLGVIVGIMPAAGATVASLLSYNQCKQFSKKRKLFGTGIPEGIIASETANNASEGGAMSTMLVLGIPGSASTAMLLGALMLQGWVPGPSLFIDHRDIVYAAISSLFIQQIVMYIVGLLISLCAAYVLKIPVRYLIPCVLMFMVLGAFANRNAFFDAGLMLIFGLMGYVMKKHDFPVMPTVLGIILGPIADRELLRTVQTYSGNYLTIFEQPIVVILLLVSIASVATPIILKRRDAKRDVVV, translated from the coding sequence GTGGACTTTACTCCATTTATTGAAGGTTTTGGAATCATCCTTGTTCCTAAGTTTATAATGTATATGTTCTCCGGCGTGTTTTTCGGGCTGATATTAGGCGCTTTGCCCGGCTTAACAGGCACATTGGGAATTGCCTTGATGCTTCCCTTTACCTATAACATGGATCCTTTAACCGCTATGGTGTTTTTGCTCTCTATATATTCCGGTGGATTGTTCGGCGGGGCTATTACTGCTATTATGATAAATACCCCGGGATCTCCGGCTAATATTGCGACTATGCTTGATGGTTACCCTATGATGAAAAAGGGGCAGGCAAGCGAAGCATTGGGACTTGCGTTAACCAGTTCTGTCATAGGCGGCATCGTAGGGTGTGTATTTTTGCTGTTAATTACAGAACCTCTTGCAACGCTTTCTTTAAAATTCGGACCAGCTGAAATGTTTATGGTTGCAATTTTCGGGCTTACGGTCGTCGGTAGCTTAGGCGCTGACCCACTCAAGGGGGTCTTCAGCGGGCTTTTCGGAATCCTTTTAGGAACAATAGGTATGAATGCAAACGGCATTGAACGCGGCACATTTGGCATTCTTTATTTGTTAGACGGTATCCCGTTAATCCCCTGCCTTATAGGCTTTCTGTCGCTGCCGGAAATTATGTCGCTTATCGATCAGCCGTATGTAGTAAGTGGCAAAGTCTCTAACCCGAGCTTAATAAAGATGCTATCTGTCTGGAAGGATATAATCAAGTGCTGGGTGCAAGTTTTAGCAACTGCTGTTCTTGGAGTCATTGTCGGGATAATGCCCGCGGCAGGGGCCACTGTCGCAAGCCTTCTCTCATATAACCAGTGTAAACAGTTCTCTAAAAAAAGAAAATTGTTTGGGACTGGTATCCCTGAAGGTATTATCGCAAGCGAGACGGCAAATAACGCCTCTGAAGGCGGGGCGATGTCAACAATGCTCGTTTTAGGAATTCCCGGCAGCGCCTCAACCGCTATGCTTCTTGGCGCCTTGATGCTCCAAGGATGGGTTCCTGGCCCGAGCCTGTTTATTGACCACAGGGACATAGTTTACGCGGCGATTTCTTCGCTTTTTATTCAGCAGATTGTAATGTATATCGTTGGTTTGCTGATTTCTTTGTGCGCAGCGTATGTTCTCAAGATACCTGTCCGTTACCTTATTCCCTGCGTTTTGATGTTCATGGTGCTGGGCGCCTTCGCAAATAGGAACGCCTTCTTTGATGCGGGGCTTATGCTGATCTTTGGTCTTATGGGGTATGTAATGAAAAAACACGATTTTCCTGTTATGCCGACTGTTCTTGGGATAATTTTAGGGCCAATTGCTGATAGGGAGCTATTGCGTACCGTTCAGACCTATTCAGGGAATTACCTGACGATTTTTGAGCAGCCCATTGTTGTAATTCTTCTGTTGGTAAGCATTGCAAGTGTGGCTACACCTATTATATTGAAGCGACGGGATGCAAAGAGAGATGTTGTAGTTTAG